A single Penaeus vannamei isolate JL-2024 chromosome 22, ASM4276789v1, whole genome shotgun sequence DNA region contains:
- the 14-3-3zeta gene encoding 14-3-3 protein zeta isoform X2 yields the protein MSDKEEQVQRAKLAEQAERYDDMAAAMKQVTETGVELSNEERNLLSVAYKNVVGARRSSWRVISSIEQKTEGSERKQQMAKEYREKVETELREICQDVLGLLDKFLIPKASNPESKVFYLKMKGDYYRYLAEVATGDARAVVVDDSQKSYQEAFDIAKSKMQPTHPIRLGLALNFSVFYYEILNSPDRACHLAKQAFDDAIAELDTLNEDSYKDSTLIMQLLRDNLTLWTSDTQGEGDEANEGDQN from the exons ATGTCGGACAAGGAAGAACAAGTACAGCGGGCCAAGCTTGCTGAGCAGGCAGAGAGGTACGATGATATGGCAGCAGCCATGAAACAGGTCACAGAAACTG GTGTCGAGCTGTCAAATGAGGAACGTAATCTTTTGTCAGTAGCCTACAAGAATGTCGTAGGGGCTCGGAGAAGTTCCTGGCGAGTAATTTCATCCATAGAACAGAAGACAGAAGGTTCAGAGCGAAAACAACAAATGGCAAAGGAATACAGAGAGAAG GTCGAAACAGAACTTAGGGAAATCTGCCAGGATGTATTG GGTCTCCTCGACAAGTTCCTTATTCCCAAAGCCTCCAACCCTGAATCTAAGGTCTTCTACCTGAAGATGAAGGGAGATTATTACAGGTACCTTGCTGAAGTCGCCACCGGTGATGCGCGAGCGG TTGTGGTTGACGACTCCCAGAAGTCGTACCAAGAAGCCTTCGACATCGCCAAGTCAAAGAtgcaacccacccaccccattagGTTGGGTCTTGCCCTCAACTTCTCGGTGTTCTACTACGAGATCCTCAACTCTCCTGACAGAGCGTGTCACTTAGCCAAGCAG GCATTCGACGACGCTATTGCGGAGTTGGATACGCTAAATGAAGACTCGTACAAGGATTCTACGCTCATAATGCAGCTCTTGCGAGATAACTTGACACTTTGGACGAGTGACACGCAGGGCGAAGGAGACGAGGCTAATGAGGGCGACCAAAACTGA
- the 14-3-3zeta gene encoding 14-3-3 protein zeta isoform X1 has product MSDKEEQVQRAKLAEQAERYDDMAAAMKQVTETGVELSNEERNLLSVAYKNVVGARRSSWRVISSIEQKTEGSERKQQMAKEYREKVETELREICQDVLGLLDKFLIPKASNPESKVFYLKMKGDYYRYLAEVATGDARAGVVDDSQKSYQEAFDIAKAEMQPTHPIRLGLALNFSVFFYEILNSPDKACQLAKQAFDDAIAELDTLNEDSYKDSTLIMQLLRDNLTLWTSDTQGEGDEANEGDQN; this is encoded by the exons ATGTCGGACAAGGAAGAACAAGTACAGCGGGCCAAGCTTGCTGAGCAGGCAGAGAGGTACGATGATATGGCAGCAGCCATGAAACAGGTCACAGAAACTG GTGTCGAGCTGTCAAATGAGGAACGTAATCTTTTGTCAGTAGCCTACAAGAATGTCGTAGGGGCTCGGAGAAGTTCCTGGCGAGTAATTTCATCCATAGAACAGAAGACAGAAGGTTCAGAGCGAAAACAACAAATGGCAAAGGAATACAGAGAGAAG GTCGAAACAGAACTTAGGGAAATCTGCCAGGATGTATTG GGTCTCCTCGACAAGTTCCTTATTCCCAAAGCCTCCAACCCTGAATCTAAGGTCTTCTACCTGAAGATGAAGGGAGATTATTACAGGTACCTTGCTGAAGTCGCCACCGGTGATGCGCGAGCGG GCGTAGTGGACGACTCTCAGAAGTCGTACCAGGAGGCTTTCGACATCGCCAAGGCAGAGATGCAGCCCACCCACCCCATCAGGCTGGGTCTGGCGCTCaacttctccgtcttcttctacgAGATCCTCAACTCGCCTGATAAGGCTTGTCAGCTAGCGAAACAG GCATTCGACGACGCTATTGCGGAGTTGGATACGCTAAATGAAGACTCGTACAAGGATTCTACGCTCATAATGCAGCTCTTGCGAGATAACTTGACACTTTGGACGAGTGACACGCAGGGCGAAGGAGACGAGGCTAATGAGGGCGACCAAAACTGA